The stretch of DNA ACCACCTGAAAGAAGCGGTGAACCAGTTCCGCGACGCCCAGCGGAAGAAAGGCGATCTGGGTTGAGCTCCGGCGCGCCGCCGGAGCGGCCGATCGCCGTCGTTGTCATGGGTCCCACCGCTTCCGGGAAGAGCGAGATCGCGACGGCGCTCGCACGCCGTCTCGGGGGCTGGATTCTCAGCGTCGATTCGATGGCGGTCTATCGCGGGCTGGACATCGGCACGTCGAAGCCGCCCGCGGAGGTCCGCCGGGAGATCCCGCACCGCGGGCTGGATCTGGCCGAGCCGGGAGAAGATTACTCGGTCGGAGATTTCGTGCGCGCCGCGGATGCCGCTCTGGAGGAGATGCGCGCCGCCGGAGTGCTGCCGATCCTGGTGGGCGGGAGCGGCCTTTACCTGCGAGGGATCCTGAAGGGGGTGTCGGAGCTGCCGCGCCGCGACGCGGTGGTGCGGCGGCGGCTGCGGGAACTGGAGGAGGCCGAGGGGACGGAGGCGCTGCACCGGCTGCTGCAGCGGCAGGACCCGGCTTCAGCACGCCGCATCGCCCCGACCGACCGCCAGAGGGTGGCGCGCGCGCTGGAGCTGGCGGCCTCGGGCGTCACGGATGTCGTCGGCAAGCCGCGCGGCGAATGGCTGGGCCCCGATCGATTCCCCAGCGTCAAGATCGGGCTGCGGCGCGGGCGCGAGGATCTGGCGAGCCGGATCCGGGAGCGGGCGGAAGGGTTTCTCGGGGCGGGAATGCTGGAGGAGACGCGCCGTCTGCTGGCTCGACCCGGTGCGCCGGGAAACGCCCTGAAGGCGCTCGGCTACCGCGAGCTGGCGGCGCACCTGCGCGGGGAGTGCGACCTGCCGGCGGCCCGTGAGGCGATGGTTCGGGCGACCCTGCAGTACGCCAAGCGCCAGATGACCTGGTTCCGCAAGGAGCAGGACGTGCGCTGGTTCGACCTGGAGGGCCCGGCCTCCGCGGCGGCGCAGCGCATCGGCGATTACGTGGCCGAGCGCATCGGAGATACGAGCCGGGGTTAGGGCGCCCGGTCGGGCGGGAAGGAGATTCCATGGACCGAGAAGACTCGCTGAACATCCAGAACGACTTTTTCAATCAGGCCCGCAAGGAGAAATCGCGCGTCCTGGTGTTTCTCAACAGCGGCAGGAAGATCACCGGGCGCATCAAGAGCTTCGACAAGTTCACCGTAATCCTGGAGAGCTCCCAGGGGGAGCAGATGATCTTCAAGCACGCCATCGCCACGGTGAGCAGCAGCAAAACGTTCGGAAACTTCATCAAGTTCGATCCCGCCTCCGGGCGGCCCAAGGAAGGTCCGCGGGACGCGCCGGCACCGGAAGGGGGCGCGTCGGACGAAGGCCCGCTTCCCGAGTAGGCCTCAGCGTCCGGAGGTCCCTTGGGATTCACCGCTGCGAACGTCGTCACCATCGGCCGGATGATTCTGGTCCCCGCCTTCATCATCCTGGTGGTGTCCAACCAGCCGGGCTGGGCCTTCGGGGTCTTCGCCGCGGCGGGCATCAGCGACGCGCTGGACGGCTTCGTGGCCCGGCGCTTCGGGCGGAGCGCGCTGGGGGCCTTCCTGGATCCGCTGGCCGACAAGCTCCTGATCACGGCCGCCCTGGTGGTTCTGTCGCTTCCCGACCATCCGGCCAGCTTTCCCGAGTTCACCCTGCAGAACCGCTTCCCGATACTCCTGACGATCCTGACGATCAGCCGGGACGTCCTGATCGTTCTGATCGCGCTCGGCATCCATCTCGCCACCGGGCTCACTCGCTTCCCGCCGACGGTGTACGGCAAGATCACCACGGCGGTACAGGTCGCCACCGTGTCGGTCATCCTGCTCTACAACACCCTCGGGGTGCGCTCCGAGGTGGTCGTGCCCGGCATGATCCTGCTGACCCTGGGGTGCACGCTGTTCTCGGGGCTGCATTACGTGCCGCATGCGGCGCGGCTGGCAGCCACCGCCTCGGCTTCCGAGCGCTAGCGACACGCCGCTGCAGCGCTGCGATCAGGAGCTCCAGCTCAGCTCGGCCTTGATGTTGATGTTGCGGCGGGGATCGGGAAAGAGCGCCTCATAGGTGCCGGCCTGCTGGGAGGAGAGGAAAGGAGGAGAGAGCGGCGCCTCGGAAGTGGCGACGACCTCACCCGAAGCATCGGTGAGCGTGATCCTGACCTTGATGTCGGCAGCCGGCCCCATCCCGGCGTTGTAGACCGAGCCCTTCACCTTCAGCCTGCCGTCGAGCGTGATTTCGTGGCTGTTCTCCACGAATTGCAGGTTGGCGCGCGCAATCTCGCGCAGCCGCTCGAGGCGTGGCGCCATCTCGATGGCGCGCGGGTGGCTCTGTCCTTGGGGTGAGTAGACCTCGGCGCTGGTGGAAAGGATCTTCGTGCCGCTGCCGCCGGTCTCGGCTTCCTCCCGCGGGAGGGGGGAAGCCGCGCCAGACGTGGCCTTCAGGATGGAGGCTTCCAGCGGCGGCGCGTCGGGTGCCAAACGCGTCTCGCCGTGCGATTGCCGCAGGAAACCCCACAGGGCGATCACCCCAAGAGCGACGATCGGCAGAAGAATCCAGACCCCCGACCAGGAGCCGGCCCCGGGTGGCATCGCCGCCTCGGGCCTGGCCGGGCGCGCCGGGGGCGTCGGGAGGCCGATGGGCGCGAGCAGCCGGTCGAGCTCGCGGATCAGCGTATCGTAGTCCTTCGGCCGATCTTCCGGGCGCTTGGCCAGCATCCTTTGGGTCAGCGTGACCAGAGGAACGGGGAGATCGGGACTGAACTGCCGCGGCGAGCGGAGCGGCTCGCGCACATGCTTCAGGATGATCGACACGGGAGTGGGGCCGTCGAAGGGGGGACGCCCGGTGACCAGCTCGTACAGCGTGGCCCCCAGCGAGTAGATGTCGGAGCGCAAATCGGCGGGAGCGCCGGAAGCCTGCTCGGGGGCCAGGTAGTTCGGCGATCCGAGGACCTCTCCGGTCAGCGTCAGCCCGGAGTCGGCCACGACCATCTTGGCCAGGCCGAAGTCGGTAACCTTGACGACCCCCTCGCGCGTCACCACCAGGTTGCTCGGCTTGATGTCACGATGAATGATGCCGCGGGCCGCGGCCGCTTTCAGGCCGACCGCCGCCTGGCGGATGAGATCGGACGCCCGCGCCGGGGCGAGCTTCCCTTCTTCCTTGAGGAGGGCGTCCAGCGGCCGCCCTTCGAGATACTCCATCGCGAAGAAAGGGCGCCCTTCGGCTTCACCGATGTCGTAGATCTGCGTCACATTGGGATGCGAGAGGGCGGCGACCGCCCGCGCCTCGCGCAGGAAGCGCTCGCAGAACCCCGGCTCCTTGGCCAGCTCCGGCTTGAGGGTCTTCACCGCCACGGCGCGGTTCAGCCGAACGTCCCAGCCTTGATAGACGATGCCCATTCCGCCGGCGCCGATCAGGCCGCGGATCTCGTAAGGCCCCAGAGTGGCCGGGGCCGCCGGAAGAGGAGCCGGCTCCGGGAGAGCCGCGCCGCGCGGGGAGTCGATGCGCTGCGTCGCATCGGTCGTGCCGGCGAGCAGCGGAAACTCGCGCCCGCAGGAGGCGCAGGTTGCCGCACTCCGGGAGGTCGGAAGCTCCTGGGTGCTGCGGCAGTAGGGGCAGCGGATGAGGGCCATCCCACCTCCGTTACGACTTCGTAATCACGGGCGCACGG from Candidatus Polarisedimenticolia bacterium encodes:
- the miaA gene encoding tRNA (adenosine(37)-N6)-dimethylallyltransferase MiaA, which encodes MSSGAPPERPIAVVVMGPTASGKSEIATALARRLGGWILSVDSMAVYRGLDIGTSKPPAEVRREIPHRGLDLAEPGEDYSVGDFVRAADAALEEMRAAGVLPILVGGSGLYLRGILKGVSELPRRDAVVRRRLRELEEAEGTEALHRLLQRQDPASARRIAPTDRQRVARALELAASGVTDVVGKPRGEWLGPDRFPSVKIGLRRGREDLASRIRERAEGFLGAGMLEETRRLLARPGAPGNALKALGYRELAAHLRGECDLPAAREAMVRATLQYAKRQMTWFRKEQDVRWFDLEGPASAAAQRIGDYVAERIGDTSRG
- the hfq gene encoding RNA chaperone Hfq translates to MDREDSLNIQNDFFNQARKEKSRVLVFLNSGRKITGRIKSFDKFTVILESSQGEQMIFKHAIATVSSSKTFGNFIKFDPASGRPKEGPRDAPAPEGGASDEGPLPE
- a CDS encoding CDP-alcohol phosphatidyltransferase family protein, with the protein product MGFTAANVVTIGRMILVPAFIILVVSNQPGWAFGVFAAAGISDALDGFVARRFGRSALGAFLDPLADKLLITAALVVLSLPDHPASFPEFTLQNRFPILLTILTISRDVLIVLIALGIHLATGLTRFPPTVYGKITTAVQVATVSVILLYNTLGVRSEVVVPGMILLTLGCTLFSGLHYVPHAARLAATASASER
- a CDS encoding serine/threonine-protein kinase, whose translation is MALIRCPYCRSTQELPTSRSAATCASCGREFPLLAGTTDATQRIDSPRGAALPEPAPLPAAPATLGPYEIRGLIGAGGMGIVYQGWDVRLNRAVAVKTLKPELAKEPGFCERFLREARAVAALSHPNVTQIYDIGEAEGRPFFAMEYLEGRPLDALLKEEGKLAPARASDLIRQAAVGLKAAAARGIIHRDIKPSNLVVTREGVVKVTDFGLAKMVVADSGLTLTGEVLGSPNYLAPEQASGAPADLRSDIYSLGATLYELVTGRPPFDGPTPVSIILKHVREPLRSPRQFSPDLPVPLVTLTQRMLAKRPEDRPKDYDTLIRELDRLLAPIGLPTPPARPARPEAAMPPGAGSWSGVWILLPIVALGVIALWGFLRQSHGETRLAPDAPPLEASILKATSGAASPLPREEAETGGSGTKILSTSAEVYSPQGQSHPRAIEMAPRLERLREIARANLQFVENSHEITLDGRLKVKGSVYNAGMGPAADIKVRITLTDASGEVVATSEAPLSPPFLSSQQAGTYEALFPDPRRNINIKAELSWSS